Proteins from a genomic interval of Rosa chinensis cultivar Old Blush chromosome 2, RchiOBHm-V2, whole genome shotgun sequence:
- the LOC112186699 gene encoding protein phosphatase 2C and cyclic nucleotide-binding/kinase domain-containing protein, translated as MGCVYSRVCIGEVSSSSSSRDARRREAQNARSTEIPVFSPNSSSEEDGETGDQFNQANHSRDAEMGITRLSRVSAQFLPPNGSRTVKVPSGKFELRYSYLSQRGYYPDALDKANQDSFCIHTPFGTNPNDHFFGVFDGHGEFGTECSQFVKRKLCENLLRHGKFQVDAVEACREAFLATNSQLHDDIVDDSMSGTTAITVLVRGRKIYIANSGDSRAVIAERKGEELVAVDLSIDQTPFRVDELERVKICGARVLTLDQIEGLKNPDVQCWGTEEGDDGDPPRLWVPNGMYPGTAFTRSIGDSIAESIGVVSNPEIVVLELTQNHPFFVLASDGVFEFISSQTVVDMVAKYKDPRDACAAIVAESYKLWLQYETRTDDITVIVVHVDGLTATAVGQSVHPGSVLRPPVPQVVEVTGSESPSTIGWNSRNPRIKHDLSKARLRVIENSLENGQVWVPPPPAHRKTWEEEAQIERALHDHFLFRKLTDSQCHVLLDCMQRVEVQPGDIVVRQGGEGDCFYVVGSGEFEVSATQEEKNGEVPRVLQRYTADKLSSFGELALMYNKPLQASVRAVTTGTLWALRREDFRGILMSEFSNLSYLKLLRSVDLLSRLTILQLSHIADSLSEVSFSDGQTIVNENEGLLALYIIQKGKVRITVDASSVSNPVVCSLMSDNQKQGDNPQSGKEIIVEKTEGSYFGEWTLLGEHIDLFNAVAVGDVVCAVLTKEKFDSVIGPMTKLTQDDQKSRDQSSETLMESVKSIDISALTKVQLADMEWRKCLYSTDCSEIGLVLLRDPENLLSLKRFSKKKVRKLGKEAQVLKEKDLIKSISPSACVPQVLSTCVDQTHAAILLNTCIACPLASILRTPLDEPSAQFCTASLITALEDLHKNDVLYRGLSPDALMLDHKGHLQVVDFRFGKKLSGQRTYTICGMADFLAPEVVQGIGHGFPADWWALGVLIYFMLQGELPFGSWRESELDIFAKIAKGQLKLPQTFSPGVVDLITKLLEVDENTRLGSQGCDSVKSHPWFDGIDWKGIRDSSFPVPQEITSRIAQHLESHSDEYSAPQGSPSHNEEELDIPEWFDDW; from the exons ATGGGTTGCGTGTATTCGAGGGTCTGTATTGGAGAGgttagtagtagtagtagttcAAGAGATGCGAGAAGGAGAGAGGCCCAGAATGCGAGGAGCACTGAGATCCCAGTTTTCTCACCCAACTCTTCAAGTGAGGAAGATGGTGAGACTGGAGATCAGTTCAACCAGGCAAACCATAGCAGAGACGCTGAAATGGGGATCACTAGGCTGTCGAGGGTTTCGGCACAGTTTCTACCTCCAAATGGGTCGAGAACTGTGAAGGTTCCTTCCGGCAAGTTTGAGTTGAGGTACTCGTATTTGTCCCAGAGAGGGTATTACCCTGATGCTCTCGATAAGGCCAACCAGGACAGCTTTTGCATCCACACTCCGTTTGGGACGAACCCCAATGACCATTTTTTCGGGGTGTTTGATGGCCATGGAGAGTTTGGAACCGAGTGTTCGCAGTTTGTCAAGAGGAAGTTGTGTGAGAATTTGCTCAGGCACGGTAAGTTTCAAGTGGATGCTGTCGAGGCGTGTCGCGAGGCGTTTCTTGCCACGAATTCGCAGTTGCATGATGACATTGTGGATGACAGCATGAGTGGGACAACAGCCATTACGGTTTTGGTTAGAGGTAGGAAGATATACATTGCCAATTCGGGGGATTCTAGGGCTGTTATAGCGGAGAGGAAAGGGGAGGAGTTGGTGGCGGTGGATCTTTCGATTGATCAGACCCCGTTCAGGGTGGATGAGCTCGAAAGGGTTAAGATTTGTGGTGCAAGAGTGCTTACATTGGATCAGATTGAAGGGCTGAAGAATCCAGATGTGCAGTGTTGGGGCACCGAAGAAGGTGATGATGGTGATCCGCCTAGGCTGTGGGTGCCGAATGGAATGTATCCTGGGACCGCTTTTACCAGGAGTATTGGTGATTCGATTGCTGAGTCAATTGGAGTTGTTTCCAACCCTGAAATTGTGGTTCTGGAGCTTACACAGAATCATCCTTTCTTCGTCCTTGCTAGTGATGGAGTGTTTGAGTTTATTTCTAGCCAAACCGTGGTTGATATG GTTGCAAAATATAAAGATCCACGTGATGCTTGTGCTGCAATAGTTGCCGAATCTTATAAACTCTGGCTGCAGTATGAAACCCGTACAGATGATATTACAGTGATCGTGGTGCATGTAGATGGGCTAACTGCT ACTGCTGTTGGTCAATCAGTACATCCTGGTTCTGTTTTACGGCCACCTGTTCCTCAAGTTGTAGAGGTTACAGGATCAGAATCTCCTTCAACCATTGGCTGGAACTCAAGGAACCCTCGCATAAAACATGATTTGTCAAAGGCACGTCTTCGTGTGATTGAAAATTCTCTAGAAAACGGGCAAGTTTGGGTTCCTCCGCCTCCAGCCCACAGAAAAACCTGGGAGGAAGAA GCACAAATTGAGCGAGCTTTACATGATCATTTCCTCTTCAGAAAACTTACCGACTCTCAGTGTCATGTTTTATTGGATTGCATGCAAAGGGTTGAGGTCCAGCCTGGAGACATTGTTGTTAGACAG GGTGGTGAAGGTGACTGCTTTTATGTTGTTGGCAGTGGAGAATTTGAGGTGTCGGCAACCCAG GAAGAAAAGAATGGAGAGGTTCCGAGGGTTTTGCAACGATATACAGCTGACAAACTGTCATCCTTTGGAGAACTAGCACTAAT GTATAACAAACCACTCCAGGCATCCGTTCGTGCTGTCACCACTGGAACTCTCTGGGCTTTAAGAAGAGAAGACTTTCGTGGAATTCTAATGTCAGAGTTTTCTAATTTGTCATATTTGAAGTTGCTTCGATCAGTGGATCTTTTATCCAGGTTGACAATATTACAGCTCAGCCATATTGCTGATTCTCTTTCTGAGGTTTCATTCTCAGATGGGCAAACAATTGTCAATGAG AATGAAGGCCTATTGGCATTGTACATTATCCAGAAGGGAAAAGTGAGGATTACAGTTGACGCAAGTTCAGTTAGCAATCCAGTTGTCTGCAGTCTCATGTCTGACAATCAAAAACAAGGTGATAATCCTCagagcggtaaagagatcataGTGGAGAAGACAGAGGGAAGCTACTTTGGCGAATGGACACTTCTCGGGGAACATATTGATTTGTTTAATGCAGTTGCTGTGGGGGATGTTGTTTGTGCTGTTTTGACAAAGGAAAAATTTGATTCAGTCATTGGCCCAATGACAAAGCTTACTCAGGATGATCAGAA ATCAAGGGATCAATCTTCGGAAACTTTAATGGAATCTGTTAAAAGTATTGATATCTCTGCTCTTACTAAAGTTCAGCTTGCTGATATG GAGTGGAGAAAATGTCTGTATTCTACTGACTGCAGTGAGATTGGGCTTGTTCTTTTAAGAGATCCAg AAAATTTGCTTAGTTTGAAAAGGTTTTCAAAGAAGAAGGTCAGAAAGCTTGGAAAGGAAGCTCAAGTATTAAAAGAGAAGGATCTAATCAAGAGCATAAGCCCTTCAGCTTGTGTGCCACAGGTTCTATCCACTTGTGTTGATCAGACACATGCTGCAATACTGCTCAATACATGCATTGCTTGTCCATTGGCCTCGATACTTCGCACGCCCCTTGATGAACCATCTGCCCAATTTTGTACAGCCTCTCTAATTACTGCTTTGGAGGATCTCCACAAG AATGACGTTCTCTACAGAGGCTTGTCTCCTGATGCATTAATGTTGGACCACAAGGGACATTTACAG GTTGTAGACTTCAGATTTGGGAAAAAGTTGTCTGGCCAAAGAACATATACAATTTGTGGAATGGCAGACTTTTTAGCTCCAGAGGTAGTTCAGGGAATAGGCCATGGTTTCCCAGCTGACTG GTGGGCATTGGGAGTCTTGATATATTTCATGTTACAAGGTGAATTGCCTTTTGGGTCATGGAGAGAAAGTGAGCTTGATATCTTTGCAAAGATTGCGAAGGGACAGCTTAAACTTCCTCAAACTTTCAGCCCTGGAGTTGTTGATCTCATTACCAAG TTACTTGAGGTTGATGAAAACACCAGACTAGGAAGCCAAGGTTGTGATTCTGTTAAAAGTCATCCCTGGTTCGATGGtattgattggaaagggattaGAGACTCCAGTTTTCCTGTTCCTCAGGAGATCACCTCTCGCATAGCTCAACATTTGGAAAGTCACTCAGACGAGTATAGTGCTCCTCAAGGTTCTCCGTCACACAATGAAGAAGAACTTGACATTCCGGAATGGTTTGATGACTGGTAG
- the LOC112183530 gene encoding E3 ubiquitin-protein ligase ATL42 isoform X1 translates to MIRILGQFQDYFFPMFRSSLIVLLLFISVPFMDAEAQSVGGYDSETDQSNFQPSVAVVIGILALMFALTFVLLVYAKFCHRRVSVHGNHHLEGGRIGTSSRFSGIDKTVIEALPFFRFSNLKGSKEGLECAVCLSKFEDIEVLRLLPKCKHAFHIDCIDHWLEKHSSCPLCRHKVSSEDLTFIAYSNSMRVLWDSQSERREDSNIELFVQREEDHRGSSRFSVGSSFRKMEKGVDKGEELLIQEEAGILKEDDDDDKVLHRHKHKIVVSDFVFQNRWSNLSSSDLIFLNSEMLNTMSSSRFSTSARLNNEQFSPKEATGNDEIMKIREEMEMKRLFENKVSSTMNKNSTTLAASTLPTHASSSMNQGEKRSMSEITALSRFGNWGIKNRTKEPSLLGNNVKEERMRRLWLPIARRTVQWFANREKRSEQPQHSSNV, encoded by the coding sequence ATGATTAGAATCTTGGGTCAGTTTCAAGATTATTTCTTTCCAATGTTTCGTTCGAGCTTGATTGTTTTGCTTCTCTTTATTTCTGTGCCATTCATGGATGCTGAAGCACAATCTGTAGGCGGTTATGATTCTGAAACAGATCAATCTAATTTTCAACCAAGTGTTGCTGTGGTTATAGGTATTTTAGCCCTCATGTTTGCTCTGACTTTTGTTCTGTTAGTGTATGCCAAGTTCTGCCATAGAAGAGTTTCTGTTCATGGCAACCATCACTTGGAAGGGGGGCGTATCGGCACAAGCTCTCGGTTTTCTGGTATTGACAAGACAGTGATTGAGGCACTTCCCTTTTTCAGATTCTCTAATCTTAAAGGGTCAAAGGAAGGGCTAGAATGTGCAGTCTGCCTATCAAAATTTGAAGACATCGAAGTCCTCAGATTGCTTCCCAAGTGCAAGCATGCTTTCCACATTGATTGCATCGATCACTGGCTTGAGAAGCACTCCAGCTGTCCTCTTTGCAGGCACAAGGTCAGTTCTGAGGACCTCACGTTCATTGCATACTCCAACAGTATGAGAGTCTTGTGGGATAGCCAATCAGAGCGGCGAGAAGACTCAAACATTGAGCTCTTTGTTCAGAGAGAGGAAGACCACCGCGGCTCTTCAAGGTTCAGTGTGGGAAGTAGCTTTCGGAAAATGGAGAAGGGCGTTGATAAAGGAGAGGAACTGTTGATCCAAGAAGAAGCTGGGATTCTcaaggaggatgatgatgatgacaagGTCCTGCACAGACACAAGCACAAAATTGTTGTGTCTGATTTTGTGTTCCAGAACAGATGGAGTAATCTGAGTTCCTCGGACCTCATTTTCTTGAACTCGGAGATGCTTAATACAATGTCAAGCAGTAGATTCTCCACATCAGCTCGTTTAAACAACGAGCAGTTTTCGCCGAAGGAAGCGACAGGAAATGATGAGATTATGAAGATTAGGGAGGAGATGGAGATGAAGAGATTGTTCGAAAACAAAGTCAGCAGCACAATGAACAAAAACAGTACTACTTTAGCAGCTTCAACCCTACCAACTCATGCCTCGAGTTCTATGAATCAAGGTGAGAAGAGATCAATGTCAGAAATCACTGCTCTTTCGAGATTTGGAAACTGGGGTATCAAGAACAGAACCAAAGAGCCTTCATTGCTTGGTAACAATGTGAAAGAGGAAAGAATGAGGCGGCTTTGGTTGCCGATTGCCAGAAGAACAGTCCAATGGTTTGCCAATAGAGAGAAAAGGTCTGAACAGCCTCAACATTCTTCAAATGTGTAA
- the LOC112183530 gene encoding E3 ubiquitin-protein ligase ATL42 isoform X2, translated as MIRILVYAKFCHRRVSVHGNHHLEGGRIGTSSRFSGIDKTVIEALPFFRFSNLKGSKEGLECAVCLSKFEDIEVLRLLPKCKHAFHIDCIDHWLEKHSSCPLCRHKVSSEDLTFIAYSNSMRVLWDSQSERREDSNIELFVQREEDHRGSSRFSVGSSFRKMEKGVDKGEELLIQEEAGILKEDDDDDKVLHRHKHKIVVSDFVFQNRWSNLSSSDLIFLNSEMLNTMSSSRFSTSARLNNEQFSPKEATGNDEIMKIREEMEMKRLFENKVSSTMNKNSTTLAASTLPTHASSSMNQGEKRSMSEITALSRFGNWGIKNRTKEPSLLGNNVKEERMRRLWLPIARRTVQWFANREKRSEQPQHSSNV; from the exons ATGATTAGAATCTTGG TGTATGCCAAGTTCTGCCATAGAAGAGTTTCTGTTCATGGCAACCATCACTTGGAAGGGGGGCGTATCGGCACAAGCTCTCGGTTTTCTGGTATTGACAAGACAGTGATTGAGGCACTTCCCTTTTTCAGATTCTCTAATCTTAAAGGGTCAAAGGAAGGGCTAGAATGTGCAGTCTGCCTATCAAAATTTGAAGACATCGAAGTCCTCAGATTGCTTCCCAAGTGCAAGCATGCTTTCCACATTGATTGCATCGATCACTGGCTTGAGAAGCACTCCAGCTGTCCTCTTTGCAGGCACAAGGTCAGTTCTGAGGACCTCACGTTCATTGCATACTCCAACAGTATGAGAGTCTTGTGGGATAGCCAATCAGAGCGGCGAGAAGACTCAAACATTGAGCTCTTTGTTCAGAGAGAGGAAGACCACCGCGGCTCTTCAAGGTTCAGTGTGGGAAGTAGCTTTCGGAAAATGGAGAAGGGCGTTGATAAAGGAGAGGAACTGTTGATCCAAGAAGAAGCTGGGATTCTcaaggaggatgatgatgatgacaagGTCCTGCACAGACACAAGCACAAAATTGTTGTGTCTGATTTTGTGTTCCAGAACAGATGGAGTAATCTGAGTTCCTCGGACCTCATTTTCTTGAACTCGGAGATGCTTAATACAATGTCAAGCAGTAGATTCTCCACATCAGCTCGTTTAAACAACGAGCAGTTTTCGCCGAAGGAAGCGACAGGAAATGATGAGATTATGAAGATTAGGGAGGAGATGGAGATGAAGAGATTGTTCGAAAACAAAGTCAGCAGCACAATGAACAAAAACAGTACTACTTTAGCAGCTTCAACCCTACCAACTCATGCCTCGAGTTCTATGAATCAAGGTGAGAAGAGATCAATGTCAGAAATCACTGCTCTTTCGAGATTTGGAAACTGGGGTATCAAGAACAGAACCAAAGAGCCTTCATTGCTTGGTAACAATGTGAAAGAGGAAAGAATGAGGCGGCTTTGGTTGCCGATTGCCAGAAGAACAGTCCAATGGTTTGCCAATAGAGAGAAAAGGTCTGAACAGCCTCAACATTCTTCAAATGTGTAA
- the LOC112186426 gene encoding ninja-family protein mc410: MEDESGLELSLGLSCGGGSSVKSKGKNGASSNTRAEEGDRDNKLADDFKDFLHGGAQKQESSSSSQRSDSVKPKENFFNDLSKANGDADTSMNLNGRGVWAAKNNKPDEIEERQTDAGNKRKTLFEEMNQQKKHEREAHYTDMHDKTRASHISITEDGSTAENEDVADSEVEGSASRLISQHDDGSKRFVGSGDSSDAQKELRRFADSSNVDPNGQKRFNISSENDYKVGNMAYGSPFSVQSVNMMNMPYSLPKDSNPVGPPSTSGHLIPGMMQVMPIANSERSGTQPMNPGNLPVMFGYSPVQLPVLDKDNSWGPHTQQFHYAGRNPPNPAVMQVISHNTSEAAQYDGRLERAKGDGKQHVTEEGSSSQAEEDMKVSSTNPRTKDAPDRSMAEDFSLDFSAIKPGIAADIKFGGSGSRPNLPWVSTKGPGPNGRTISGVTYRYSANQIKIVCACHGSHMSPDDFVRHASEEPSNPDSGTGLATVPNGNPAASAQS; encoded by the exons ATGGAGGATGAGAGTGGACTTGAGCTTAGCTTGGGTCTATCTTGTGGTGGGGGATCTTCTGTGAAGTCCAAGGGTAAAAATGGTGCCTCCTCAAATACTAGAGCGGAAGAAGGTGATAGAGACAACAAACTAGCAGATGATTTTAAAGACTTTCTTCATGGAGGGGCTCAGAAGCAAGAGTCAAGTAGTAGCTCTCAAAGAAGTGATTCAGTGAAACCTAAGGAAAACTTCTTTAATGACCTCTCCAAGGCCAATGGTGATGCAGACACATCAATGAACTTGAATGGGAGAGGAGTCTGGGCTGCAAAGAATAACAAGCCTGATGAAATAGAGGAAAGACAAACAGATGCTGGTAATAAACGCAAGACTTTGTTTGAAGAGATGAACCAACAGAAGAAGCATGAGAGAGAAGCTCATTACACTGATATGCATGACAAGACAAGAGCATCCCATATTTCCATAACAGAAGATGGCTCTACTGCTGAAAATGAAGACGTggcagattctgaagtagagggCTCAGCCTCAAGGCTGATATCCCAACATGACGATGGCTCTAAACGATTTGTTGGATCTGGTGACTCTTCTGATGCTCAAAAAGAGCTTCGCAGGTTTGCTGATTCAAGTAATGTGGATCCAAATGGGCAGAAGAGGTTTAATATTTCATCAGAAAATGATTACAAGGTTGGGAACATGGCGTATGGCAGTCCATTTTCTGTGCAATCAGTAAACATGATGAATATGCCCTACTCTCTCCCGAAGGATTCTAACCCTGTTGGTCCACCCAGCACATCAGGCCATCTGATTCCTGGAATGATGCAGGTGATGCCTATTGCAAATAGTGAACGGTCAGGGACTCAACCCATGAATCCTGGAAACTTGCCAGTTATGTTTGGCTATTCACCTGTCCAGCTTCCAGTATTGGATAAGGATAATTCTTGGGGTCCTCATACTCAGCAGTTTCACTATGCTGGCAGAAATCCACCAAACCCAG CTGTGATGCAAGTAATTTCGCATAATACATCTGAGGCTGCACAGTATGATGGGAGATTAGAACGGGCAAAAGGTGATGGAAAACAGCATGTCACTGAAGAGGGCTCCTCTTCTCAAGCAGAAGAAGACATGAAAGTAAGCAGCACGAACCCAAGGACAAAAGATGCACCTGATCGCTCAATGGCAGAGGATTTCTCTCTTGATTTTTCAGCTATAAAACCAGGAATTGCTGCGGACATAAAATTTGGGGGTTCTGGTTCCCGCCCAAATCTACCATGGGTTTCTACCAAAGGTCCAGGCCCCAATGGTAGGACGATTTCTGGCGTCACTTACAGATACAGCgcaaaccaaatcaaaatagTTTGTGCTTGCCACGGTTCCCACATGTCCCCTGATGATTTTGTTCGGCATGCAAGTGAAGAGCCTTCTAATCCAGATAGCGGCACAGGTTTGGCGACAGTCCCAAATGGCAATCCTGCTGCCTCTGCTCAGAGCTGA